From Excalfactoria chinensis isolate bCotChi1 chromosome 4, bCotChi1.hap2, whole genome shotgun sequence, one genomic window encodes:
- the STARD8 gene encoding stAR-related lipid transfer protein 8 isoform X4: MTLNTCASMKLEVHFQRKQNEDSEDEDLCAISDRWAFQRDSKRWSRVGSTDVLSRASEVPTSSMQQASSHESILTDLSTNAEAVSLHSSASMGSTLGVSATPPDLSPGHSAAVTQPACSPSSCSLAEQPLNHSEGSKEKPKKRRSRSFLKRIESLRRKDKEKASPDEKDVSHCGVMANPSWDCAKSNGDLTATKSSSPKRGVSASFHGKKHFFSVSYRTNHLVGSGRGKVSSDPKRSGLCLEACQTATEPSDDWAAGQFQHQQVCREDCLIYVPRDHKPGTFPKSLSIESLCPLGSGSLSSWKPGAKPGGLLGGCGSSSSMEGSSSPQGFACRRRGSCSSLGSRVSVYDNVPEFGSSEDFCKGGEEVTYENLDDILQHMWGLQQKVELWYKAISPELVGEEGGEEEEEEEETDSGGEPTFPSNLHLEERSMSDVGTSASDFDSTGNSLNEAEELEMRERRDSGVGASLTRPCRKLRWHSFQNSHRPSLNSASLEINRQSSAQLNLLQKCSLLRLTAIMEKYSVPHKQVWTWTVPKFMKRSKVPDYRDKAVFGVPPIINVKRTGQPLPQSIQQAMRYIRSQCLDQVGIFRKSGVKSRIQALRHMNETSPDNVNYKGQSAYDVADLLKQYFRDLPEPIFTSKLTDTFLQIYQFVPKEQQLQAVQAAIILMPDENREVLQTLLYFLSDIASAEENQMTAGNLAVCLAPSLFHLNVSKKESTSPRVMHRRGTMGKPDQKDLNENMAATQGLSHMITDCKKLFQVSHDILLQLSSSYMAADAYPHPLSEFVCQGEGKDLHSYFEQSVRNLLKESSEKFKGWLSSPGPLNTELSCKKVGDGHPLRLWKVSTEVEAPPSTVLQRVLRERHLWDEDLLQSKVLEALDKDMEVYHYVTDSMAPHPHRDCVVLRCWRTDLPRGTCLLISISVEHDKLQVEGGVKAVVLTSQYLIEPSGMGRSKVTHICRTDLRGRSPEWYNKVFGHLCAMELVKIRDSFPALSPNGPETKI; this comes from the exons ATGACCCTGAACACATGTGCCTCCATGAAGCTGGAAGTCCACTTTCAGCGTAAACAG AATGAAGACTCTGAGGACGAGGACTTGTGTGCCATCAGTGACCGGTGGGCATTTCAGCGGGACAGCAAGAGGTGGTCCCGGGTGGGCTCCACCGATGTCCTCTCCCGGGCCTCCGAGGTTCCCACCTCCAGCATGCAGCAGGCATCCAGCCATGAGAGCATCCTCACTGACCTCAGCACCAACGCAGAGGCTGTGTCCCttcacagcagtgccagcatggGCAGCACACTCGGTGTCTCAGCCACGCCACCTGACCTGTCCCCCGgtcacagtgctgctgtcacccagcctgcctgcagccccagcagctgctccttggcTGAGCAGCCCTTGAACCACAGTGAAGGTTCCAAGGAGAAGCCAAAGAAGCGGAGGTCTCGCAGCTTCCTGAAGAGGATTGAGTCGCTCCGAaggaaggacaaagaaaaagCCAGCCCCGATGAGAAGGATGTTTCACACTGTGGTGTCATGGCCAATCCAAGCTGGGACTGTGCAAAGAGTAATGGGGACCTCACAGCCACCAAGTCCAGTTCCCCTAAAAGAGGAGTATCTGCCTCTTTCCATGGCAAAAAACACTTCTTCTCAGTGTCATACAGGACTAACCACTTGGTGGGCTCAGGCAGAGGCAAGGTGAGCTCTGACCCAAAACGCAGTGGACTCTGCCTGGAGGCCTGTCAGACAGCCACGGAGCCCAGCGATGACTGGGCTGCAGGGCAGTTCCAGCACCAGCAGGTGTGCCGTGAAGACTGCCTGATCTATGTTCCCAGGGACCACAAGCCGGGCACCTTCCCCAAATCCCTCTCCATTGAGAGCTTGTGCCCTCTGGGCAGCGGCTCCTTGAGCAGCTGGAAGCCGGGAGCCAAGCCTGGGGGGCTCTTGGGaggctgtggcagcagcagcagtatgGAGGGCTCATCCTCCCCGCAGGGCTTCGCCTGCCGCCGCCGcggctcctgcagctccctgggcagccggGTGAGTGTGTACGACAACGTGCCCGAGTTTGGCAGCAGCGAAGATTTCTGCAAGGGAGGTGAGGAGGTGACCTACGAGAACCTGGACGATATCCTGCAGCACATGTGGGGGCTGCAGCAAAAAGTGGAGCTCTGGTATAAAGCTATCTCCCCCGAGTTGGTGGGGGAAGAAGGaggcgaggaggaggaggaggaagaggagacagaCTCGGGAGGGGAGCCCACCTTCCCCTCCAACCTGCACCTTGAGGAGCGCTCCATGTCAGACGTCGGCACCTCTGCCAGTGACTTTGACAGCACGGGCAATTCCCTGAACGAAGCCGAAGAGCTGGAGATGCGGGAGCGCCGCGACTCGGGCGTGGGAGCGTCACTCACCCGGCCGTGCAG AAAGCTACGCTGGCACAGCTTCCAGAACTCCCACCGGCCCAGCCTGAACTCTGCCTCTCTGGAGATCAACCGTCAGTCCTCTGCTCAGCTCAATCTGCTCCAGAAGTGCTCCCTGCTGCGGCTCACGGCCATCATGGAGAAGTACTCTGTGCCCCACAAGCAAGTCTGGACATg GACTGTGCCCAAGTTCATGAAGCGGAGCAAAGTCCCCGACTACAGGGACAAGGCAGTCTTTGGGGTGCCACCCATCATCAACGTGAAGAGGACGGGGCAGCCGCTGCCACAGAGCATCCAGCAGGCGATGCGTTACATCCGCAGCCAGTGCTTGGACCAG GTTGGCATTTTCCGTAAGTCAGGAGTGAAGTCTCGGATCCAAGCACTCAGGCACATGAATGAGACCAGCCCTGACAACGTTAACTACAAGGGGCAGTCAGCTTATGACGTGGCAGACCTGCTGAAGCAATATTTCCGTGACCTTCCAGAGCCCATCTTCACCAGCAAGCTCACCGACACCTTCCTGCAGATCTATCAGT TTGTGccaaaggagcagcagctgcaggcggTGCAGGCTGCCATCATCCTGATGCCAGATGAGAACCGTGAGGTGCTGCAGACACTGCTCTACTTCCTGAGTGACATTGCCTCTGCTGAGGAGAACCAGATGACTGCTGGAAACTTGGCTGTGTGCCTAGCACCCTCACTCTTCCATCTCAACGTGTCCAAGAAGGAAAGCACCTCACCAAG GGTGATGCACAGGAGGGGCACTATGGGGAAGCCTGACCAGAAAGACCTGAATGAGAACATGGCTGCAACACAGGGGCTCTCCCACATGATCACCGACTGCAAGAAGCTCTTCCAG GTCTCCCATGACATCTTGCTCCAGCTGAGCAGCTCTTACATGGCAGCAGATGCTTACCCCCATCCCCTGTCTGAATTTGTGTGTCAAGGGGAAGGCAAGGATTTACACTCCTACTTTGAGCAGAGTGTCCGGAACCTGCTTAAAGAGTCATCAGAGAAATTCAAGGGTTGGCTGAGCAGCCCCGGGCCCCTCAACACAGAACTCTCCTGCAAAAAG GTTGGGGACGGGCACCCCCTGCGCTTGTGGAAGGTCTCCACAGAAGTTGAGGCTCCTCCCTCCACTGTGCTGCAGCGGGTGCTGCGGGAGCGTCACCTCTGGGATGAGGACCTGCTTCAGAGCAAAGTGTTGGAGGCTCTGGACAAGGACATGGAGGTGTATCACTATGTGACAGACAGCATGGCACCCCACCCGCACAGGgactgtgtggtgctcag GTGCTGGCGCACAGACCTGCCACGAGGAACCTGCCTGCTCATCTCCATCTCGGTGGAACATGACAAGCtgcaggtggagggaggtgTTAAAGCCGTGGTGCTGACCTCGCAGTATCTCATCGAGCCCAGTGGCATGGGACGCTCCAAAGTGACACACATCTGCAGGACTGACCTCAG GGGCCGATCACCGGAGTGGTACAATAAAGTGTTTGGTCACCTCTGTGCCATGGAGCTGGTGAAGATCCGAGATTCTTTCCCAGCACTGAGTCCGAATGGCCCCGAGACCAAGATCTGA